In the genome of Globicephala melas chromosome 3, mGloMel1.2, whole genome shotgun sequence, one region contains:
- the PLEKHJ1 gene encoding pleckstrin homology domain-containing family J member 1 isoform X2, producing the protein MRYNEKELQALSRQPAEMAAELGMRGPKKGSVVKRRLVKLVVNFLFYFRTDEAEPVGALLLEHCRVTQEEPSGFSISFLEDPERKYHFECCSEEQCQEWMAALRRARWGASSQLRVHAEEPHLLPE; encoded by the exons ATGCGCTATAACGAGAAGGAGCTGCAGGCGCTGTCCCGGCAGCCGGCCGAGATGGCAGCTGAGCTGGGCATGCGGGGCCCCAAGAAGGGCAGCG TGGTGAAACGGCGGCTGGTGAAGCTGGTGGTCAACTTCCTCTTCTACTTCCGGACGGACGAGGCGGAG CCCGTTGGAGCCCTGCTGCTGGAGCACTGCAGAGTCACTCAGGAAGAGCCCAGCGGCTTCTCCATCA GCTTTCTAGAGGACCCAGAGAGAAAGTATCACTTTGAGTGTTGCAGTGAGGAGCAGTGTCAGGAGTGGATGGCTGCTCTGCGTCGAGCCAGGTGGGGTGCGTCGAGCCAG TTACGAGTTCATGCGGAGGAGCCTCATCTTCTACCGGAATGA
- the PLEKHJ1 gene encoding pleckstrin homology domain-containing family J member 1 isoform X1, whose amino-acid sequence MRYNEKELQALSRQPAEMAAELGMRGPKKGSVVKRRLVKLVVNFLFYFRTDEAEPVGALLLEHCRVTQEEPSGFSISFLEDPERKYHFECCSEEQCQEWMAALRRASYEFMRRSLIFYRNEIQKMTGKDPLEQFGISEEARFQLSGLKA is encoded by the exons ATGCGCTATAACGAGAAGGAGCTGCAGGCGCTGTCCCGGCAGCCGGCCGAGATGGCAGCTGAGCTGGGCATGCGGGGCCCCAAGAAGGGCAGCG TGGTGAAACGGCGGCTGGTGAAGCTGGTGGTCAACTTCCTCTTCTACTTCCGGACGGACGAGGCGGAG CCCGTTGGAGCCCTGCTGCTGGAGCACTGCAGAGTCACTCAGGAAGAGCCCAGCGGCTTCTCCATCA GCTTTCTAGAGGACCCAGAGAGAAAGTATCACTTTGAGTGTTGCAGTGAGGAGCAGTGTCAGGAGTGGATGGCTGCTCTGCGTCGAGCCAG TTACGAGTTCATGCGGAGGAGCCTCATCTTCTACCGGAATGAGATCCAGAAGATGACTGGCAAG GATCCCCTGGAGCAGTTCGGCATATCAGAGGAGGCCAGGTTCCAGCTGAGCGGCCTGAAGGCATGA